The genomic interval TATAATCTTTCCAATACTGAAAATGTGGCTATTGTTGGCGCAATTAAAGGCGGACTACCAACCTTAAGCCTTGATTTTATTAGCTCAAATAAATGGTCTTTACTTTTACCCTATTCGGGTTTTATTGCGCTTATTGCTTATATTGAAAGTGTTGCTATTGCTAAAATAACGGCTAATATGCGTCATCAACGTATTGATCCTAATCAAGAGCTTATTGCTATTGGATTTGCAAATTTAGCCACAGCTGTTAGTGGAGGAATGTCGGTTGCAGGCGGATTTAGTCGGACGATGGTTAATTTTACCGCAGGGGCGAGAACCCAGATGGCGATGCTTATTGCGGTGGTGCTGTTAAGTTTTGCGGTTGTGTTTGCGAGTGATGGTTTTGAGTTTATTCCTAAAGCAACTTTAGCGGCTATTATTTTAATGGCGATTTTTCCGTTAATAAAATTAGGGCATATTATTAAAACTTGGCGTTATGATCGGGGCGATGGGATGGTAGAAATCGTTACTTTATTAGGGGTGCTTATTTTAGGGATTGAAGAAGGTTTGATGTTAGGTATTGTTTTAACTATTGCTAATTATTTACGTCAAATAAGTCATCCGCATATTGCTGAAGTAGGGCTAGTTGAAGGCAGTGAACATTATCGTAATACTCAACGCCATAAGGTAAAAACTTGGTCAAATTTAATTTTATTACGAATTGATGAGAATATTACTTTTACTAATGCCGATTATGTATCAGATTTTATTTTAGAGCGATTAAAAAACCGTCAAGTTAAACATGTTGTTTTAATTTTTACTTCAGTAAGTTATATAGATAGTACTGCTTTAGAGGCCTTAGAAGCTACTGCTCATAGCATACAACAACAAGGGATCAATTTACACTTATCTGAGGTCAAAGGACCTGTAATGGATAAATTGAAACTTACCTTTTTTCTGGAAAGACTTAAATCAGGTCAGGTGTTTTTTCAAACAGCCGATGCGGTTAAGGCATTAACTTAAAATTATAAAAATAACGGGCATCCTTCATATACCCAAAAAGTAGTTGACACTTTTTCTCCAGCAATTCCCGCTCCCACAAAAATATCTATAAATATCAAGCAGATAAGAAAATCGTGATTGCATGAAATGTAAGTGAAATATTATTAGATGACGCATTTATATCATATAATAGTTTAAATAGATTTTTAATTTAAAAATAAAAGGAAAAATAATATGCTGTCATTTTCTACAACACTTCGGACAGTTTTAATGCGAGATAACCCCGAAGCTACAAAGCTCCTTGTATTGAGAAGAGCATTTTATTAAACTCAGGTCTACCCCAGAGTTTAATAAAATACGTTCAATCGATAACTCATTGAAAAATATAGTCTTCCAGCTACCGATTGAAATTGGTTTTCGTTTAGGACTTAAAAGTCGGTCATGCCATTTAATCAAATTTAGCGCAGTAAAACTTGCCTTAAAATGGCTGTGTAAAGCAGGTTCAGAACGTGCTTGGCAATCACAAAGTCCT from Methylococcales bacterium carries:
- a CDS encoding SulP family inorganic anion transporter; this translates as MTRFFPIIGWLKSYTKTDFNGDVFAGIITAILLVPQGIAYAMLAGLPPQLGLYASIIPPLVYALLGTSRTMSVGPVSIAAIMIASVLTSPDINALGNPVESAIILAAESGLILLAMAVLRMGGLVSFISHPVLTGFTSGASILIIFSQLPQLLGIPKRHCGINIECYQQSLQFFNVAAASLGLLSLTILILFNKPLISLLKKTGLSQAIIIGISKTAPLLVVVITTLLVSYYNLSNTENVAIVGAIKGGLPTLSLDFISSNKWSLLLPYSGFIALIAYIESVAIAKITANMRHQRIDPNQELIAIGFANLATAVSGGMSVAGGFSRTMVNFTAGARTQMAMLIAVVLLSFAVVFASDGFEFIPKATLAAIILMAIFPLIKLGHIIKTWRYDRGDGMVEIVTLLGVLILGIEEGLMLGIVLTIANYLRQISHPHIAEVGLVEGSEHYRNTQRHKVKTWSNLILLRIDENITFTNADYVSDFILERLKNRQVKHVVLIFTSVSYIDSTALEALEATAHSIQQQGINLHLSEVKGPVMDKLKLTFFLERLKSGQVFFQTADAVKALT